In the genome of Rhodoplanes sp. Z2-YC6860, one region contains:
- the ccoG gene encoding cytochrome c oxidase accessory protein CcoG: protein MREAEVHGTELPELEPDVPLYEARRKVYPQSVRGTFRRIKWAVLLITLGVYYLLPFVRWDRGPNAPDQAVLVDLPNTRFYFFFIELWPQEVYYFTGLLIIAAVTLFLMNAVAGRVWCGYLCPQTVWTDLFQAIERLTEGDRREHLLRERGPWTAERVARAGAKHFLWLMVAWWTGGAWVLYFADAPTLVRDLATLQAPFIAYAWIGILTVTTYFLAGHLREQVCLYMCPWPRIQAALTDEHALNVTYRYDRGETRCSLKKSELLRAKGEPTGDCVDCMQCVHVCPTGIDIRQGPNLGCIQCGLCIDACDAVMTKIGRPRRLISYDTDINIKRRQRGEAPEYRIVRPRTVLYAAVIAVVALTMLYALVTRVTESISVIHERNPMLVRLSDGAIRNAYVARIINKKPQPREFALSVTGLAGTFVDVVGATRRPGASPVIEVGPDQTREVRVLVTDYDDSREHSTPIRFHILDVAGTERAQTSDHFWRPQ from the coding sequence GTGCGCGAAGCCGAGGTACACGGCACCGAGTTGCCGGAACTCGAGCCGGACGTTCCTCTCTATGAAGCCCGGCGCAAGGTCTATCCGCAGAGTGTGCGCGGCACCTTCCGCCGCATCAAGTGGGCGGTGCTGCTCATCACGCTCGGCGTTTATTATCTGCTGCCATTTGTACGCTGGGACCGCGGCCCTAACGCGCCCGACCAAGCCGTGCTGGTCGATCTGCCCAACACGCGCTTCTACTTTTTCTTCATCGAGCTGTGGCCGCAGGAGGTCTATTACTTCACCGGGCTCCTGATCATCGCGGCCGTGACGCTGTTCCTGATGAACGCGGTCGCGGGCCGCGTCTGGTGCGGCTATCTCTGCCCGCAGACGGTGTGGACCGACCTCTTTCAAGCGATAGAGCGCCTGACCGAGGGCGACCGGCGGGAGCATCTGCTTCGCGAGCGCGGGCCCTGGACGGCGGAGCGCGTGGCGCGCGCCGGCGCCAAGCATTTTCTCTGGCTGATGGTGGCGTGGTGGACCGGCGGCGCCTGGGTGCTCTACTTCGCCGACGCGCCCACGCTCGTTCGCGATCTCGCCACCTTGCAGGCGCCGTTCATCGCCTATGCCTGGATCGGCATCCTCACGGTCACGACCTACTTCCTCGCCGGCCACCTGCGCGAGCAGGTGTGTCTCTATATGTGTCCCTGGCCGCGCATTCAGGCGGCGCTGACCGACGAGCACGCGCTCAACGTCACCTATCGCTACGACCGCGGTGAAACGCGCTGTTCTCTCAAAAAGAGCGAGCTGCTGCGCGCCAAGGGGGAGCCGACCGGCGATTGCGTCGACTGCATGCAGTGCGTCCATGTCTGCCCGACCGGCATCGACATCCGGCAGGGGCCCAATCTCGGCTGCATCCAATGCGGGCTCTGCATCGACGCCTGCGATGCCGTGATGACGAAGATCGGCCGTCCGCGAAGGCTCATCAGCTACGACACCGACATCAACATCAAGCGCCGCCAGCGCGGCGAGGCGCCGGAATATCGCATCGTGCGGCCGCGCACGGTGCTTTACGCCGCCGTGATCGCCGTGGTGGCGCTGACCATGCTTTACGCGCTGGTGACGCGTGTCACCGAATCCATCAGTGTCATCCATGAGCGCAATCCGATGTTGGTGCGGCTCTCCGATGGCGCGATCCGCAACGCCTATGTGGCGCGGATCATCAACAAGAAGCCGCAGCCGCGTGAATTCGCGCTCAGCGTCACGGGCCTTGCCGGCACCTTCGTCGACGTGGTCGGCGCGACCCGCCGGCCGGGCGCGAGCCCGGTGATCGAGGTCGGACCCGACCAGACCCGTGAGGTTCGCGTGCTGGTCACCGACTACGACGACAGCCGCGAGCATTCGACGCCGATCCGCTTCCACATCCTGGACGTCGCCGGCACGGAACGCGCGCAGACATCCGACCATTTCTGGAGGCCACAGTGA
- the ccoP gene encoding cytochrome-c oxidase, cbb3-type subunit III, with the protein MAEQTHHEIDKVTGTATTGHEWDGLRELNTPLPRWWLWMFYATIVWSVGYWVVYPSWPLLSSFSSGTFGWHSRDAVVRDLAALKAVRGPMMEKLSSASVELIKADPMLLDFARAQGRTAFGDNCAPCHGPGGGGGKGYPNLNDDDWLWGGTLADIGTTIRHGIRANDQQTRLGSMPAFGRDGMLKREEIEASADYVRSIASLPVDGKADLALGKKVFAATCAACHGEDGKGKRDMGAPNLTDQIWLYGSDKAVIVDGLWNGRGGVMPAWGARLDDTTIKALTVYVGTLGGER; encoded by the coding sequence ATGGCCGAACAGACGCATCACGAAATCGACAAGGTCACCGGCACGGCGACCACCGGCCACGAATGGGACGGCTTGCGCGAGCTGAACACACCGCTGCCGCGCTGGTGGCTGTGGATGTTCTACGCCACCATCGTCTGGTCGGTCGGCTACTGGGTGGTCTATCCGTCCTGGCCGCTGCTCTCATCTTTCTCGTCCGGCACCTTCGGCTGGCATTCGCGCGATGCGGTCGTTCGCGATCTCGCGGCATTGAAGGCCGTTCGCGGCCCGATGATGGAGAAGCTTTCGTCGGCCTCGGTCGAGCTCATCAAGGCCGATCCGATGCTGCTCGATTTCGCCCGCGCGCAGGGCCGCACCGCGTTCGGCGACAACTGCGCGCCGTGCCATGGGCCGGGCGGGGGCGGCGGCAAGGGCTATCCCAACCTCAACGACGACGACTGGCTGTGGGGCGGCACGCTTGCCGACATCGGAACCACCATCCGTCACGGCATCCGCGCCAACGACCAGCAGACGCGGCTCGGCTCGATGCCGGCCTTCGGCCGCGACGGCATGTTGAAGCGCGAGGAGATCGAAGCCTCGGCCGACTATGTGCGCTCGATTGCAAGTCTGCCGGTCGACGGCAAAGCCGATCTCGCCTTGGGCAAGAAAGTCTTCGCGGCCACCTGCGCCGCCTGTCACGGCGAAGACGGCAAAGGCAAGCGCGACATGGGCGCGCCGAATCTCACCGACCAGATTTGGCTCTACGGCTCCGACAAGGCCGTAATCGTGGACGGACTGTGGAACGGCCGCGGCGGTGTGATGCCGGCCTGGGGCGCGCGCCTCGACGACACCACCATCAAGGCGCTCACGGTCTATGTGGGCACGTTGGGCGGCGAAAGGTGA
- a CDS encoding cbb3-type cytochrome c oxidase subunit 3, translating into MSETYQALAHFAQTWGLAYFVAVFLLVLVYALWPSRKQQFDEAAHMPLRED; encoded by the coding sequence ATGTCTGAGACCTATCAAGCGCTGGCGCACTTCGCCCAAACCTGGGGCCTTGCCTACTTCGTGGCGGTGTTCCTGCTCGTGCTCGTCTATGCGCTGTGGCCCTCGCGCAAACAGCAGTTCGACGAAGCCGCGCATATGCCCCTGCGGGAGGATTGA
- the ccoO gene encoding cytochrome-c oxidase, cbb3-type subunit II codes for MSLWAKHQIFEKNSIVMLIGVLIVIAIGGLVEIVPLFYLKSTIEKVDSVRPYSPLELAGRNIYVREGCYNCHSQMIRPLRDEVERYGHYSLAAESMYDRPFQWGSKRTGPDLARVGNKYSDDWHRDHLASPKSVVPGSVMPGYPWLAKTELDFEHIGDDLRVQAHLGVPYTPEMIENATADVRTQATADAPDADQLEKRYPKAQARDFDGNPGRITEADALIAYLQLLGTQVNFKLYDDKANVR; via the coding sequence ATGTCGCTCTGGGCCAAACACCAGATCTTCGAAAAGAATTCGATCGTCATGTTGATCGGCGTGCTGATCGTGATCGCGATCGGCGGCCTCGTCGAGATCGTGCCGCTGTTCTACCTCAAGAGCACCATCGAGAAGGTCGACAGCGTGCGGCCGTACTCGCCGCTCGAGCTCGCCGGCCGCAACATCTACGTCCGCGAGGGCTGCTACAACTGCCACTCGCAGATGATCCGGCCGTTGCGCGACGAGGTCGAGCGCTACGGACACTATTCGCTCGCGGCCGAGAGCATGTACGACCGGCCGTTCCAGTGGGGCTCCAAGCGCACCGGTCCGGATCTCGCGCGCGTCGGCAACAAATACTCCGACGACTGGCACCGCGACCATCTCGCCTCGCCGAAGTCGGTGGTGCCGGGCTCCGTGATGCCGGGCTATCCCTGGCTCGCCAAGACCGAACTCGATTTCGAGCACATCGGCGACGATCTCCGCGTCCAGGCGCATCTCGGGGTGCCCTACACGCCGGAGATGATCGAAAACGCAACGGCCGACGTGCGCACCCAGGCCACGGCCGATGCTCCGGACGCCGATCAGCTCGAGAAGCGCTACCCGAAGGCGCAGGCGCGGGACTTCGACGGCAATCCCGGCCGCATCACCGAAGCCGACGCGCTGATTGCCTACCTGCAGCTGCTCGGCACGCAGGTGAACTTCAAGCTTTACGACGACAAAGCCAACGTCCGGTAG
- the ccoN gene encoding cytochrome-c oxidase, cbb3-type subunit I, whose translation MSVALSRKSMTTGEMGSALAFAALAFISIIIAAKAYTPEYAFHAYLFAAASAAAVFAIVDRYFDRPAEPVPLFIGGKPNYNMGPVKFATVAAVFWGIAGFTVGLWAALELAFPVLNFDLAWFSFGRIRPLHTSAVIFAFGGNVLIGTSFYVVQRTCRARLAGDIAPWFVVLGYNFFILIAGTGYLLGITQSKEYAEPEWYADLWLTVVWVAYLLVFLGTVIRRSEPHIYVANWFYLAFILTIAVLHLGNNAAIPVSIFSPKSYIVWSGVQDAMVQWWYGHNAVGFFLTAGFLAIMYYFIPKRAERPVYSYRLSIIHFWALIFLYIWAGPHHLHYTALPDWTQTLGMTFSVMLWMPSWGGMINGLMTLSGAWDKLRTDPVLRMMVVSVAFYGMATFEGPLMSVKAVNSLSHYTDWTIGHVHSGALGWVGYVSFGAIYCLVPWLWNKERLYSLRLVNWHFWISTLGIVLYISAMWVSGILQGLMWRAYTSLGFLEYTFIETVEAMHPFYMIRALGGALFLSGALIMVFNLWKTVNDKSVEPAAAPAAMQPAE comes from the coding sequence ATGTCCGTCGCCTTGTCCCGCAAATCGATGACCACCGGCGAGATGGGAAGCGCTCTTGCTTTCGCGGCGCTGGCTTTCATCTCCATCATCATCGCCGCCAAGGCGTACACGCCCGAATATGCGTTCCACGCCTATCTGTTCGCGGCCGCGAGCGCCGCGGCGGTGTTCGCGATCGTCGACCGCTATTTCGATCGTCCCGCGGAGCCCGTACCGCTCTTCATCGGCGGCAAGCCGAACTACAACATGGGCCCGGTCAAGTTCGCGACCGTGGCGGCGGTGTTCTGGGGCATCGCGGGCTTCACGGTCGGGCTGTGGGCCGCGCTCGAGCTCGCGTTCCCGGTGCTCAACTTCGACCTGGCGTGGTTCTCGTTCGGCCGCATCCGGCCGCTGCACACCTCGGCGGTGATCTTCGCGTTCGGCGGCAACGTGCTGATCGGCACGTCGTTCTACGTCGTGCAGCGCACCTGCCGCGCCCGCCTCGCCGGCGACATCGCGCCTTGGTTCGTGGTGCTGGGCTACAACTTCTTCATCCTGATCGCCGGCACCGGCTATCTGCTCGGCATCACCCAGTCCAAGGAATATGCCGAGCCAGAGTGGTACGCGGACCTCTGGCTCACGGTCGTCTGGGTCGCATACCTGCTGGTGTTCCTCGGCACCGTCATCCGGCGCAGCGAGCCGCACATCTATGTGGCCAACTGGTTCTATCTCGCCTTCATCTTGACGATCGCCGTGCTGCATCTCGGCAACAATGCCGCGATCCCGGTGTCGATCTTCTCGCCGAAATCCTACATCGTCTGGTCCGGCGTGCAGGACGCCATGGTGCAGTGGTGGTACGGCCACAACGCGGTCGGCTTCTTCCTCACCGCGGGCTTCCTCGCCATCATGTACTACTTCATCCCGAAGCGCGCCGAGCGCCCGGTCTACAGCTATCGCCTGTCGATCATCCACTTCTGGGCGCTGATCTTCCTCTACATCTGGGCCGGCCCGCATCATCTGCACTACACGGCGCTGCCGGACTGGACGCAGACGCTCGGCATGACTTTCTCGGTCATGCTGTGGATGCCGTCCTGGGGCGGCATGATCAATGGCCTGATGACGCTGTCGGGCGCGTGGGACAAGCTGCGCACCGATCCGGTGCTGCGCATGATGGTGGTGTCGGTGGCGTTCTACGGCATGGCGACCTTCGAGGGTCCGCTGATGTCGGTGAAGGCCGTCAACTCGCTCAGCCACTACACCGACTGGACCATCGGCCACGTGCATTCCGGCGCGCTCGGCTGGGTCGGCTATGTCTCGTTCGGCGCGATCTACTGCCTGGTGCCGTGGCTCTGGAACAAGGAGCGGCTCTACTCGCTGCGCCTCGTCAACTGGCACTTCTGGATCTCGACGCTCGGCATCGTGCTCTACATCTCGGCGATGTGGGTGTCCGGCATCCTGCAGGGCCTGATGTGGCGTGCCTACACCAGCCTCGGCTTCCTCGAATACACCTTCATCGAGACCGTCGAGGCCATGCATCCCTTTTACATGATCCGCGCGCTCGGCGGAGCGCTGTTCCTCAGCGGTGCGCTGATCATGGTCTTCAATCTCTGGAAGACCGTGAACGACAAGAGCGTAGAGCCCGCTGCCGCGCCCGCCGCGATGCAACCCGCCGAATAG
- a CDS encoding c-type cytochrome, which yields MPSAFLAAMAAATVLAVSSVAWGAASAQPLSPAEQRGQTFVRANCSRCHAVDKVSPSPLSVAPPFRDLHRRYPVDVLAEALAEGIRTGHPSMPEFRLDPGQIGDVIAYLKSLEH from the coding sequence ATGCCCAGCGCTTTTCTCGCGGCTATGGCGGCCGCCACGGTGCTTGCTGTCTCGAGCGTTGCCTGGGGCGCTGCCTCGGCGCAGCCGCTGTCGCCCGCCGAGCAGCGCGGCCAGACCTTCGTGCGGGCCAATTGCTCGCGCTGTCACGCCGTCGACAAGGTCAGCCCGAGCCCGCTGTCGGTCGCGCCGCCGTTCCGCGATCTGCATCGGCGTTACCCGGTCGATGTTCTGGCCGAGGCGCTGGCCGAAGGCATCCGCACCGGCCATCCCAGCATGCCGGAATTCCGGCTCGATCCGGGCCAGATCGGCGACGTCATCGCCTACCTGAAATCGCTCGAACACTGA
- a CDS encoding DUF6455 family protein, which produces MTTQGASDSSSHLWSWIAEWWMAKSRQRQAVSEIDQLDPGTASDMSRDLGASVGELRALAGKWPDASPELLTRRLQALDLDPAEVARKEPAVARDLAVHCSLCTGKTRCRHDLDRKPDDPAWRKYCANTVTLDALKAERPTNGKP; this is translated from the coding sequence ATGACGACCCAGGGCGCAAGCGATTCGAGTTCACATCTGTGGAGCTGGATCGCCGAATGGTGGATGGCGAAGTCCCGCCAGCGCCAGGCCGTGTCCGAGATCGACCAGCTCGATCCCGGGACCGCATCCGATATGTCCCGGGACCTCGGCGCCAGCGTGGGCGAGCTGCGCGCGCTGGCCGGAAAGTGGCCCGACGCGAGCCCGGAGCTGCTGACGCGCCGTCTCCAGGCGCTGGACCTCGATCCTGCCGAGGTGGCCCGCAAGGAGCCTGCGGTGGCCCGCGATCTCGCGGTGCATTGCTCGCTCTGCACCGGCAAGACTCGCTGCCGTCATGACCTCGACCGGAAACCAGACGATCCGGCGTGGCGCAAGTATTGCGCCAACACGGTGACGCTCGATGCGCTCAAGGCCGAGCGCCCGACAAACGGCAAGCCGTAG
- a CDS encoding helix-turn-helix domain-containing protein, with product MITETAAPSVHKVHPAVVMARQAVSDVESLSSYIDQFGTPMSFGANTEIYGEGEPAEYLYKVVGGAVRMCRILADGRRQIGSFYLPGEVFGLESGDDHTFSAEAIANSRILVVRRSALLALAGRDRAIANELWTTTCRELRMAQNHILMLIKTAKERVVAFLLEMAERASSSGQIELPMSRQDIADYLGLTIETVSRTLTELARTAAIELPATRCVVLRNRAALARLEG from the coding sequence ATGATCACCGAGACCGCAGCTCCGAGTGTTCACAAGGTTCACCCGGCCGTCGTCATGGCGAGACAGGCCGTCAGCGATGTCGAGTCGCTGTCGTCCTATATCGATCAGTTCGGCACGCCGATGTCGTTCGGCGCCAACACCGAAATCTATGGCGAGGGCGAGCCGGCCGAGTATCTCTACAAGGTCGTCGGCGGCGCGGTCCGCATGTGTCGGATTCTCGCGGATGGCCGGCGCCAAATCGGTTCGTTCTACCTGCCCGGCGAGGTGTTCGGCCTGGAGTCGGGTGACGATCACACGTTCTCGGCCGAAGCCATCGCGAATTCCAGGATTCTCGTCGTCAGACGCAGCGCGCTGCTGGCGCTGGCCGGCCGCGATCGTGCCATCGCCAACGAGCTGTGGACCACGACCTGCCGCGAGCTGCGGATGGCCCAGAACCATATCCTGATGCTGATCAAGACCGCCAAGGAGCGCGTGGTGGCGTTCCTGCTGGAGATGGCCGAGCGCGCCTCGTCCTCCGGTCAGATCGAATTGCCGATGTCGCGCCAGGACATCGCCGACTATCTCGGCCTCACCATCGAGACCGTGTCGCGCACGCTGACCGAACTGGCCCGCACCGCGGCGATCGAATTGCCGGCGACGCGTTGCGTCGTCCTGCGCAACCGCGCCGCGCTCGCCAGGCTCGAAGGCTGA
- a CDS encoding PAS domain S-box protein, producing the protein MAPSATNQSPSATALLVEPADALRQTWVHYALAVGLIAFVFAVLTVLGSGLSNQQLYLFWVPPVLIAGIAGGWGPGLVATALSLVVHLYVTGEYADLAGSGSPNFGSSFARAFTFVLLGVGISWFGERLRLSLSRATRSAQDAAAREAHLQSILDTVPEAMIVIDERGLIQSFSAAAERLFGYTTGEVIGQNVKIMMPAPYRENHDGYLHRYLSTGERRIIGIGRVVVGERKDGSTFPMELAVGEMKSSGRRFFTGFIRDLTERQQTEARLQDLQSELIHISRLTAMGEMASTLAHELNQPLSAITNYMKGSKRLLESGSDGSAAMVREAIDKAAEQALRAGQIIRRLRDFVARGESEYRVEVISKLVEEACALALVGAKDLGVRVKFEFDQTADLALADRVQIQQVLLNLVRNAIEAMQDAERRELTVAVALAPGGMVKISVSDTGSGIAPEIAEQLFQPFMTTKRQGMGVGLSISRTIIEGHGGRIWAEPHPGGGTIFSFTLRAVTPEDVGDEH; encoded by the coding sequence ATGGCCCCGTCCGCGACAAACCAAAGCCCCTCAGCCACAGCGCTGCTCGTCGAACCGGCGGACGCGCTCCGCCAGACATGGGTGCACTATGCCCTTGCGGTGGGCCTGATCGCCTTCGTGTTTGCCGTGCTCACCGTGCTGGGATCGGGGCTGAGCAACCAGCAGCTCTACCTGTTCTGGGTGCCGCCGGTGCTCATCGCCGGCATCGCCGGCGGCTGGGGACCGGGGCTCGTGGCCACCGCGCTGAGCCTCGTCGTTCATCTCTATGTCACCGGCGAATATGCAGACCTTGCCGGGTCGGGTTCGCCGAATTTCGGCAGCAGCTTCGCCCGCGCCTTCACGTTCGTGCTACTCGGTGTCGGCATCTCCTGGTTCGGCGAGCGGCTGCGGCTCAGCCTGTCGCGCGCCACGCGGAGCGCGCAGGACGCTGCGGCGCGCGAGGCGCATCTGCAATCGATCCTCGACACCGTGCCCGAAGCCATGATCGTCATCGACGAGCGCGGCCTCATTCAATCGTTCAGCGCTGCGGCCGAACGGCTGTTCGGCTATACGACGGGCGAAGTGATCGGCCAGAACGTCAAGATCATGATGCCCGCGCCCTACCGCGAAAACCACGACGGCTATCTCCATCGCTATCTCTCGACCGGTGAGCGGCGGATCATCGGCATCGGCCGCGTCGTGGTCGGTGAGCGCAAGGACGGCTCGACGTTCCCCATGGAGCTTGCGGTCGGCGAGATGAAGTCCTCCGGCCGCAGGTTCTTCACCGGCTTCATCCGCGACCTGACCGAGCGTCAGCAGACCGAGGCGCGTCTGCAGGACCTGCAATCGGAGCTGATCCACATTTCCAGACTCACCGCGATGGGGGAAATGGCGTCCACGCTGGCCCACGAGCTGAACCAGCCGCTGTCGGCGATCACCAACTACATGAAAGGCTCGAAGCGTCTCCTGGAATCGGGGAGCGACGGCAGCGCCGCCATGGTGCGCGAGGCGATCGACAAGGCGGCCGAACAGGCGCTGCGCGCCGGCCAGATCATCCGCCGGCTGCGGGACTTCGTCGCGCGGGGCGAGAGCGAGTATCGGGTCGAGGTCATTTCCAAGCTGGTCGAGGAGGCCTGCGCGCTCGCGCTGGTCGGCGCCAAGGACCTTGGCGTTCGCGTCAAGTTCGAATTCGACCAGACGGCGGACCTCGCTTTGGCGGACCGGGTGCAGATCCAGCAGGTGCTGCTCAACCTGGTGCGCAACGCGATCGAGGCGATGCAGGATGCCGAGCGGCGCGAGCTGACCGTCGCGGTCGCCCTCGCGCCCGGCGGCATGGTCAAGATCAGCGTCTCCGACACCGGCTCGGGCATCGCGCCCGAGATCGCCGAACAGTTGTTCCAGCCGTTCATGACCACCAAGCGCCAGGGCATGGGCGTCGGCCTGTCGATCTCGCGCACCATCATCGAAGGTCACGGCGGCCGCATCTGGGCCGAGCCCCATCCGGGCGGCGGCACCATCTTCAGCTTCACGCTTCGCGCAGTGACTCCGGAGGACGTCGGCGATGAGCACTGA
- the fixJ gene encoding response regulator FixJ produces the protein MSTERLVHVIDDDSAMRESIEFLLRTANIRAHTYENAPAFLDALPRGGVGCVITDVRMPGMSGLELLRKLKELNVAIPVIVITGHGDVPLAVEAMKCGASDFIEKPFDDEALLTSVRAALKAQDGQAEQQAAKAAIAERVATLSVRERQVLEGLVAGLPNKTIAYDLGISPRTVEIYRANVMTKMGAASLSELVRMALIGGVLASSR, from the coding sequence ATGAGCACTGAGCGCCTCGTTCATGTGATCGACGATGACAGCGCGATGCGGGAGTCGATCGAGTTTCTGCTGCGCACCGCGAACATTCGCGCGCACACCTATGAGAATGCGCCGGCATTCCTCGACGCGCTGCCCCGCGGCGGCGTGGGCTGCGTCATCACCGATGTGCGCATGCCGGGCATGAGCGGGCTGGAGCTGCTGCGCAAGCTCAAGGAACTCAACGTCGCCATCCCGGTGATCGTCATCACGGGCCACGGCGACGTGCCGCTGGCGGTGGAAGCCATGAAATGCGGCGCCAGCGACTTCATCGAGAAGCCGTTTGACGACGAGGCCCTGCTGACGTCGGTCCGCGCCGCACTGAAGGCCCAGGACGGACAGGCCGAGCAGCAGGCCGCAAAAGCCGCCATCGCCGAACGCGTCGCAACGCTTTCGGTGCGCGAGCGGCAGGTCCTGGAAGGCCTGGTCGCGGGCCTGCCCAACAAAACCATCGCCTACGACCTCGGCATCAGCCCCCGGACCGTGGAAATCTATCGCGCCAACGTCATGACCAAGATGGGCGCAGCGAGCCTGTCCGAGCTGGTTCGCATGGCGCTGATCGGCGGGGTGCTTGCGAGCTCCCGTTAG